The following are encoded together in the Flavobacterium sp. TR2 genome:
- the ilvN gene encoding acetolactate synthase small subunit has product MEDKTFTISVYSENNVGLLNRISGIFLKRHINILSLNVSESEIENVSRFIIVVNTTEKWVQNIVGQIEKQIEVIKAFYHTDEETIFLENALFKIASSLLFDEKQIQNIIKESQSTIVTVSRDFFVISKSGRRSEIEELYQKFKPYGIMQFVRSGRISVSKQKMEISSLLETF; this is encoded by the coding sequence ATGGAAGATAAAACATTTACCATATCGGTATACTCAGAAAATAACGTGGGTTTGTTAAACAGAATATCAGGGATATTCTTAAAGCGTCACATTAATATATTAAGTTTAAATGTTTCAGAATCAGAAATAGAGAATGTTTCAAGGTTTATCATTGTAGTTAATACAACAGAAAAATGGGTTCAGAATATCGTGGGACAAATCGAAAAACAGATTGAGGTTATAAAAGCATTTTATCATACAGATGAAGAGACTATTTTCTTAGAAAATGCTTTGTTTAAAATCGCTTCAAGTTTGTTGTTTGACGAGAAGCAAATTCAGAATATCATCAAAGAGAGCCAGTCTACAATTGTAACAGTTTCTCGCGATTTCTTTGTGATTTCAAAATCAGGAAGACGTTCTGAAATAGAAGAATTATACCAAAAGTTCAAACCATACGGAATTATGCAGTTTGTACGTTCGGGAAGAATATCGGTTTCTAAGCAAAAAATGGAAATTTCTTCATTATTGGAAACCTTCTAA
- the ilvD gene encoding dihydroxy-acid dehydratase, protein MELNKYSKTITQDQTQPAAQAMLYGIGLTEEDLKKAQVGIVSMGYDGNTCNMHLNDLAKDVKKGVWDADLVGLIFNTIGVSDGISNGTEGMRYSLVSRDVIADSIETVAGAQWYDSIIAIPGCDKNMPGALIAMGRLNRPSMMIYGGSIHSGKWKGESLNIVSAFEALGKKVKGEITPEDFKGVIQNACPGAGACGGMYTANTMSSAIEALGMSLPYSSSNPALSQEKRDECLEAGKAIKILLEKDIKPRDIMTRKAFENAITIVAVLGGSTNAVMHLIAMAHSVGITITLDDFQAINDRTPVLADMKPSGKYMMEDIHEVGGIPAVMKYLLKVGLIHGDCLTVTGKTVAENLASTPDLQDGQEVIHEIQKALKPTGNIQVLYGNLASEGAVAKISGKEGEYFEGPAVVFEGEFEVIPGLQAGKIKPGNVVVIRGCGPKGGPGMPEMLKPTSAIIGAGLGSSCALITDGRFSGGSHGFVVGHVTPEAYDGGGIALVKDGDLIAIDAVKNTIDLKISDEEFAARKAAWVQPALKVDRGVLLKYAKSVSSASTGCVTDK, encoded by the coding sequence ATGGAATTAAATAAGTACAGCAAGACCATCACACAAGATCAAACACAGCCAGCGGCGCAAGCGATGTTGTACGGAATTGGTTTAACTGAAGAAGATTTAAAGAAAGCACAAGTTGGTATTGTGAGCATGGGTTACGATGGTAACACGTGTAATATGCACTTGAACGATTTAGCAAAAGATGTTAAAAAAGGTGTTTGGGATGCAGATCTTGTCGGACTTATTTTTAATACCATTGGTGTCAGTGACGGTATTTCGAACGGAACTGAAGGTATGCGCTATTCGCTAGTTTCTCGTGATGTAATCGCAGATTCTATTGAAACTGTTGCTGGAGCACAATGGTATGACAGTATTATAGCTATTCCTGGTTGTGATAAAAATATGCCTGGAGCATTAATTGCAATGGGAAGATTGAATCGCCCGTCAATGATGATTTACGGTGGCTCTATCCACTCTGGAAAATGGAAAGGAGAGTCTTTAAACATCGTTTCTGCTTTTGAAGCATTAGGAAAAAAAGTAAAAGGCGAAATTACTCCAGAAGATTTTAAAGGTGTTATTCAAAATGCTTGTCCAGGAGCAGGTGCTTGCGGTGGTATGTATACTGCAAACACAATGTCTTCTGCAATTGAAGCATTAGGAATGAGTTTGCCATACAGCTCTTCTAACCCTGCTTTAAGCCAAGAAAAAAGAGACGAATGTCTTGAAGCTGGAAAAGCAATCAAAATATTATTAGAAAAAGATATTAAGCCAAGAGACATTATGACTCGTAAGGCTTTTGAAAACGCTATTACAATTGTAGCCGTTTTAGGTGGTTCTACAAATGCTGTTATGCACTTAATTGCAATGGCTCACTCGGTTGGAATTACAATCACATTAGATGATTTCCAGGCGATTAACGATAGAACACCAGTGTTGGCAGATATGAAGCCAAGCGGTAAATATATGATGGAAGACATTCACGAAGTTGGAGGTATTCCAGCAGTTATGAAATATTTACTGAAAGTGGGACTTATCCACGGAGACTGTTTAACAGTAACAGGTAAAACAGTTGCTGAAAACTTAGCTTCAACTCCAGATTTACAAGATGGGCAAGAAGTGATTCATGAAATTCAAAAAGCATTAAAACCAACAGGTAACATTCAGGTTTTATACGGAAATCTTGCTTCTGAAGGTGCTGTAGCAAAAATCAGTGGAAAAGAAGGAGAATATTTCGAAGGGCCAGCTGTTGTATTTGAAGGCGAATTTGAAGTAATTCCAGGTCTTCAAGCCGGAAAAATTAAACCAGGTAATGTAGTCGTCATCAGAGGTTGTGGACCAAAAGGTGGTCCGGGAATGCCTGAAATGCTGAAGCCTACATCTGCTATTATCGGTGCTGGATTAGGAAGCAGTTGTGCACTAATTACAGACGGCAGATTCTCGGGCGGTTCGCACGGTTTCGTGGTAGGTCACGTTACACCAGAAGCATATGACGGTGGTGGTATTGCATTAGTAAAAGACGGTGATTTAATTGCTATCGATGCTGTGAAAAATACAATCGACCTGAAGATATCTGACGAAGAATTTGCAGCAAGAAAAGCGGCATGGGTTCAGCCGGCTTTAAAAGTTGACAGAGGGGTTTTACTTAAATACGCTAAATCGGTTTCGAGCGCATCAACAGGATGTGTAACCGATAAATAA
- the ilvC gene encoding ketol-acid reductoisomerase translates to MANYFNTLPLRLQLEQLGVCEFMEQSEFADGIAALAGKKVVIVGCGAQGLNQGLNMRDSGLDISYALRADAIAEKRASYKNATENGFTVGTYEELIPTADLVCNLTPDKQHTAVVTAIMPLMKQGSTLAYSHGFNIVEEGMQIRKDITVIMCAPKCPGSEVREEYKRGFGVPTLIAVHPENDPNGFGLDQAKAYAVATGGHRAGVLRSSFVAEVKSDLMGEQTILCGLLQTGSILCFDKMVEKGIDPAYASKLIQYGWETITEALKHGGITNMMDRLNNPSKIEAYELAEELKDIMRPLFQKHQDDIISGEFSRTMMIDWANDDVNLLKWRAATGETNFEKTAPQEAPISEQEYFDNGVLMIAMVKAGVELAFETMTEAGIIEESAYYESLHELPLIANTIARKKLFEMNRVISDTAEYGCYLFDHACKPLLTEFMKKVETNIIGKPFSTSNGVDNTVLIAVNKEIRQHPIEEVGAWLRESMTAMKKIG, encoded by the coding sequence ATGGCAAATTATTTCAATACATTACCACTTAGATTACAATTAGAACAATTAGGAGTTTGCGAATTTATGGAGCAATCAGAATTTGCAGACGGAATTGCAGCATTAGCTGGAAAAAAAGTTGTAATTGTTGGTTGTGGAGCACAAGGTTTGAATCAAGGTTTAAACATGAGAGATTCTGGTTTAGACATTTCTTATGCATTGCGCGCAGATGCAATCGCAGAAAAAAGAGCTTCTTATAAAAATGCAACTGAAAATGGTTTCACTGTAGGAACTTATGAAGAATTGATTCCAACAGCAGATTTAGTTTGCAACCTTACACCAGACAAACAGCACACAGCGGTAGTGACTGCTATTATGCCATTAATGAAACAAGGTTCTACTTTGGCTTATTCTCACGGATTCAACATCGTAGAAGAAGGAATGCAGATTCGTAAAGACATCACTGTTATTATGTGTGCTCCTAAATGTCCAGGTTCTGAGGTGCGTGAAGAGTACAAAAGAGGATTTGGAGTTCCAACTCTTATCGCTGTTCACCCAGAGAATGATCCAAACGGATTTGGTTTAGATCAGGCAAAAGCTTATGCTGTTGCTACAGGAGGACACAGAGCAGGAGTTTTAAGATCATCTTTCGTGGCTGAAGTAAAATCAGATTTAATGGGTGAGCAGACAATTCTTTGCGGATTATTGCAAACTGGATCTATTTTATGTTTCGATAAAATGGTTGAAAAAGGAATCGATCCTGCTTACGCATCTAAATTAATCCAATACGGATGGGAAACTATCACTGAAGCTTTGAAACACGGTGGTATTACAAATATGATGGATCGTTTAAATAATCCTTCAAAAATTGAAGCTTACGAATTGGCTGAAGAATTGAAAGATATCATGCGTCCATTATTCCAAAAACACCAAGATGACATCATTTCTGGAGAATTCTCAAGAACTATGATGATTGACTGGGCAAATGACGATGTGAATTTATTAAAATGGAGAGCTGCAACAGGAGAAACGAACTTCGAAAAAACAGCTCCGCAAGAAGCTCCAATCTCAGAGCAAGAATATTTTGATAACGGAGTGTTAATGATTGCAATGGTAAAAGCTGGTGTTGAATTGGCTTTTGAAACAATGACTGAAGCTGGAATCATTGAAGAATCTGCTTATTATGAGTCATTGCACGAATTGCCATTGATTGCAAACACGATTGCAAGAAAGAAATTATTCGAAATGAACCGTGTAATTTCTGATACTGCTGAATACGGATGTTATTTATTTGATCACGCTTGTAAGCCATTATTGACTGAATTCATGAAAAAAGTTGAAACTAATATTATTGGTAAGCCATTTTCAACTTCAAACGGAGTAGATAATACTGTATTGATTGCTGTAAACAAAGAAATCCGTCAGCATCCTATTGAAGAAGTAGGAGCTTGGTTGAGAGAGTCTATGACAGCAATGAAAAAAATTGGATAA
- the ilvB gene encoding biosynthetic-type acetolactate synthase large subunit, which translates to MKISGAEAVIRCLLAEGVDLIYGYPGGAIMPVYDELYKFQDQLHHVLVRHEQGATHAAQGYARATGKVGVAIATSGPGATNLVTGIADAQIDSTPLVCITGQVGRHLLGSDAFQETDIIGISTPVTKWNFQVTEASQIPEIIAKAFYIARSGRPGPVLVDITKNAQFDELDFSYEKCTGIRSYIPVPKLNLDKVAEAAALINSAKKPLIVFGQGIILGQAEAEFKAVVEKAGIPAAWTILGLSALPTDHPLNVGMLGMHGNYAPNLLTNECDVLIAFGMRFDDRVTGKLSTYAKQAKVVHFEIDPAEIDKNVKTEIAVLGDVKESLAALLPLLDAKSHDLWHNEFKELSKVEYDSVIKEELNPTNGKGISMGETIEMINKHSKGDAIIVSDVGQHQMFACRYAKFNSTKSNITSGGLGTMGFALPAAIGAKMGKPEREVVAIIGDGGFQMTIQELGTIFQTEVPVKIVVLNNEFLGMVRQWQELFFDNRYASTRMINPNFIAIAEGYHIKSKKVTQREDLDAAVAEMLASKDSYFLEVVVEKENNVFPMIPTGACVSEIRLS; encoded by the coding sequence ATGAAAATATCAGGGGCAGAAGCCGTTATAAGATGTTTATTAGCAGAAGGAGTAGATTTAATTTATGGTTACCCAGGTGGTGCGATAATGCCAGTTTACGACGAATTATATAAATTTCAAGATCAGTTGCACCACGTTTTAGTGCGTCACGAACAAGGTGCTACTCATGCAGCTCAAGGCTATGCGAGAGCTACAGGAAAAGTAGGAGTGGCAATAGCTACTTCGGGACCGGGAGCAACAAATTTAGTTACTGGTATTGCAGATGCTCAAATCGATTCAACGCCTTTAGTTTGTATAACAGGACAGGTGGGAAGACATTTATTAGGATCTGATGCATTTCAGGAAACAGATATTATCGGGATTTCAACTCCGGTTACAAAATGGAATTTTCAAGTAACTGAAGCTTCGCAGATTCCTGAAATTATTGCAAAAGCATTTTACATTGCTCGTTCTGGTCGTCCAGGACCAGTTTTGGTTGATATTACTAAAAACGCTCAGTTTGATGAGTTAGATTTTAGTTATGAAAAATGTACTGGAATCAGAAGTTATATTCCAGTTCCAAAATTAAATTTAGATAAAGTTGCCGAAGCAGCAGCTTTAATCAATAGTGCAAAAAAACCGCTTATTGTTTTTGGTCAGGGAATTATCTTAGGCCAGGCCGAAGCTGAATTTAAAGCAGTAGTTGAAAAAGCTGGAATTCCAGCTGCTTGGACAATCTTAGGATTGTCAGCTTTGCCAACAGATCATCCTTTGAATGTAGGTATGCTTGGAATGCACGGAAATTATGCGCCAAATTTATTGACAAATGAGTGCGATGTTTTAATTGCTTTCGGAATGCGTTTTGACGACCGTGTTACAGGTAAATTAAGCACTTATGCAAAACAAGCAAAAGTAGTTCACTTTGAAATTGATCCTGCTGAGATTGATAAAAACGTTAAAACGGAAATCGCTGTTTTAGGAGACGTAAAAGAATCTTTAGCCGCTTTATTGCCACTTCTTGATGCTAAATCTCACGATTTATGGCATAATGAATTTAAAGAATTAAGTAAGGTTGAATACGATTCTGTAATAAAAGAAGAATTAAACCCGACAAACGGTAAAGGAATTTCGATGGGAGAAACTATCGAAATGATCAACAAACACTCAAAAGGAGATGCCATTATCGTTTCAGATGTTGGACAGCACCAGATGTTTGCCTGCCGTTACGCAAAATTCAATTCAACAAAAAGTAATATTACTTCTGGCGGATTGGGTACAATGGGATTCGCATTGCCTGCTGCGATTGGAGCGAAAATGGGAAAACCAGAACGCGAAGTAGTAGCGATTATTGGTGATGGAGGTTTCCAGATGACAATACAGGAGCTTGGGACAATCTTCCAAACGGAGGTTCCGGTAAAAATTGTGGTTTTAAACAACGAATTCTTAGGAATGGTTCGCCAATGGCAAGAATTATTCTTTGATAACAGATATGCTTCAACAAGAATGATTAATCCAAATTTCATTGCAATTGCTGAAGGGTATCATATCAAATCTAAAAAAGTTACACAGCGAGAAGATTTGGACGCAGCGGTCGCTGAGATGCTGGCTTCAAAAGATTCATACTTCTTGGAAGTTGTAGTCGAAAAAGAAAACAACGTTTTCCCAATGATTCCAACGGGAGCTTGTGTGTCAGAAATTAGATTAAGCTAA
- the acs gene encoding acetate--CoA ligase has protein sequence MSYYKIENLEQYFKHYNKSIREPRKFWGKIAEENFTWYQQWEKVVDFNMADAEVKWFTDAKVNITKNCIDRHLSKRGEKTAIIFEPNDPSEEALHITYNELYERVSKMANVLREQGVRKGDRVCIYLPMIPELAVAVLACARIGAIHSVVFAGFSASAVSARINDCECKMVITSDGGYRGNKTIDLKGIVDEALETCPSVTKVLVAKRTNTEVKMKDGRDIWLQPLLDAALDNSVAEIMDAEDPLFILYTSGSTGKPKGMVHTTAGYMVYTAYTFKNVFNYEDNDIFWCTADIGWITGHSYILYGPLLNGATTVIFEGVPSYPDFSRFWDIIEKHKITQFYTAPTAIRSLAKESLDYIQKYPLKSLKVIGSVGEPINEEAWHWFNDHVGDKRCPVVDTWWQTETGGIMISPIAFVTPTKPTYATLPLPGIQPVLMDEKRNEIEGNQVVGSLCIKFPWPGIARTIWGDHQRYKDTYFSAFPGKYFTGDGALRDEVGYYRITGRVDDVVIVSGHNLGTAPIEDAINEHPAVAESAIVGFPHDIKGNALYGYVILKETGEVRDRTNLSKEINQYISDHIGPIAKLDKIQFVSGLPKTRSGKIMRRILRKIAEGDNSNFGDTSTLLNPEIVDEIIKGKIS, from the coding sequence ATGAGTTATTATAAAATTGAAAATTTAGAACAATATTTTAAACATTACAATAAGTCAATAAGGGAACCGAGAAAATTTTGGGGCAAAATTGCCGAAGAGAATTTTACTTGGTACCAGCAATGGGAAAAAGTAGTTGATTTTAATATGGCCGATGCTGAAGTAAAATGGTTTACAGATGCTAAAGTAAATATTACTAAAAACTGTATAGATAGACATTTAAGCAAAAGAGGCGAAAAAACGGCTATTATTTTTGAACCGAACGATCCGTCTGAAGAAGCTTTGCATATAACATATAACGAATTATACGAACGCGTTTCAAAAATGGCCAATGTTTTGCGCGAGCAGGGCGTGCGTAAAGGAGATAGAGTTTGTATTTATTTGCCAATGATTCCAGAATTGGCAGTTGCTGTTTTGGCTTGCGCTAGAATAGGGGCTATACATTCTGTTGTTTTTGCTGGATTTTCTGCTTCTGCAGTTTCAGCAAGAATTAATGACTGCGAGTGTAAGATGGTCATTACATCAGACGGAGGTTATAGAGGAAATAAAACAATTGATTTAAAAGGAATTGTAGACGAAGCTCTAGAAACTTGTCCTTCTGTAACAAAAGTTTTGGTTGCAAAAAGAACTAATACTGAAGTTAAAATGAAAGATGGCCGTGATATTTGGTTGCAGCCATTATTAGATGCCGCTCTTGATAACAGTGTTGCTGAAATTATGGACGCTGAAGATCCGTTGTTTATTTTATATACTTCTGGATCAACAGGAAAACCAAAAGGAATGGTTCATACTACGGCTGGTTACATGGTTTATACAGCCTATACTTTTAAAAATGTTTTCAACTACGAAGACAATGATATTTTTTGGTGTACAGCAGATATCGGATGGATCACAGGTCACTCTTATATATTGTACGGACCATTATTAAATGGAGCTACAACTGTTATTTTTGAAGGAGTTCCTTCGTACCCAGATTTTAGCCGTTTTTGGGACATTATCGAAAAACATAAAATTACACAATTCTATACTGCTCCAACAGCAATCCGTTCGTTGGCAAAAGAAAGTTTAGATTATATTCAAAAATACCCTCTTAAGTCTCTTAAAGTTATTGGATCTGTTGGAGAGCCAATCAACGAAGAGGCTTGGCACTGGTTTAACGATCACGTTGGAGACAAGAGATGTCCTGTTGTTGATACTTGGTGGCAGACAGAAACCGGAGGAATCATGATTTCGCCAATCGCTTTTGTAACGCCAACAAAACCAACTTATGCTACATTGCCGTTGCCAGGAATCCAGCCTGTTTTAATGGATGAAAAGCGCAATGAAATTGAAGGAAATCAAGTAGTTGGAAGTTTGTGCATAAAATTCCCATGGCCTGGAATCGCCAGAACTATCTGGGGAGATCACCAGCGCTATAAAGACACTTATTTCTCTGCTTTCCCTGGAAAATATTTTACAGGAGACGGAGCCTTAAGAGACGAAGTTGGTTACTACAGAATTACAGGTCGAGTAGATGACGTGGTAATTGTTTCTGGTCATAATCTTGGAACTGCGCCAATTGAAGATGCTATCAACGAACACCCAGCTGTAGCAGAATCTGCTATTGTTGGATTTCCACATGACATTAAAGGAAATGCATTATATGGTTATGTAATTCTGAAAGAAACTGGAGAAGTTAGAGATAGAACGAATTTGAGTAAAGAGATTAATCAATATATTTCTGATCATATTGGACCAATTGCAAAATTGGATAAAATTCAGTTTGTTTCTGGTTTGCCAAAAACTCGTTCAGGAAAAATCATGCGTAGAATTTTACGTAAAATAGCTGAAGGGGATAATTCTAATTTTGGAGATACTTCAACATTATTAAATCCAGAAATTGTGGATGAAATTATTAAAGGTAAAATTTCTTAA